In Candidatus Manganitrophus morganii, the genomic window GCCACCTCCCAGGCGTTGGAGACGATCCGGAACCGGATTGACCAATTCGGCGTGACCGAACCGCTGATTCAGAAGCAAGGGGCCAACGAGCTCCTGGTCCAGCTTCCGGGGGTGAAGGAGCCGCAGCGGGCGATCGAATTGATCGGGCGGACGGCCCAGCTCGAGTTCAAGCTGGTCGATGATCAGGTCCCGATCGCGCGACAATTTCCGTTCGAGATCGAGGCGGACCAGGAAGAGGCCTTTGTTCAGGAGTATCAAGCCCAAATTCCTCCGGACGACCAGATCCTCTTTGAACGGATGGAGAACGAAGAGACCGGCAAGGTCGTCAAACGCCCGTTTCTGGTCAAGCGCCAGGCGGCGCTGTCGGGAGATTTGTTGAGTGACGCCCGTGTGTCGATCGGGGAGTTCAATGCGCCGTATGTCGCCATCACCTTTGATCCGGTCGGCGCAAGGTTATTTGAGAAGGTGACGGAAGAGAACCGGCGCCGGCGCCTGGCGATCGTTCTCGACAACACGGTCTACTCCGCCCCGGTCATTGAGGAGCGGATCTCCGGCGGCCGGGCTCAGATCAGCGGCACGTTTACGATGGATCAGGCGAACGACCTATCGATCGTTCTCCGGGCCGGTGCGCTTCCGGCGCCGGTAAAAATCATCCAGAACGTGACCGTGGGACCCTCCCTGGGGCAAGATTCGGTCGAGAATGGATTAAAGGCGGGGATGATTGGGACCCTCCTGGTCGTCTCGTTCATGATTATTTATTATCGGGCCTCCGGTTTGTTGGCCGACCTGACGATGGTTCTCAATATTGTTTTGTTGCTGGGGGCGATGGCCGCTATGAATGCGACCCTGACCCTGCCGGGCATTGCCGGAATTATTTTGACGATCGGGATGTCGGTCGACTCGAACGTGTTGATCTTCGAGCGGATTCGGGATGAGCTTCGGGCGGGAAAACCGGTTCGGCTGGCGGTCGATGGGGGCTACCACAAGGCTTTCTCCTCCATTTTTGACTCCCATGTGACGACGCTGATTACGGCCTTTGTCCTCTTTCTCTTCGGGACGGGTCCGATCAAGGGATTCGCCGTTTCGCTCTCGCTCGGTGTGATGATCAATCTCTTTACCTCTTTGATCGGGACCAAAGTGGTTTATGATTTTATCAACAGCCGGTGGAAGCTGCAGAAGCTGAGCATCTGACGCGGCCGTTCGTTCTTTTGTCCGCGGATGTATAAGGAGGTTTATGTTTCAAGTATTTAAAAATACCAACATCGATTTTATCGGAAAAC contains:
- the secD gene encoding protein translocase subunit SecD, producing MKKGIRGRLVFILLTVFVSIVFFLPSTPLYSKLPSWWGRFFPDKGITLGLDLQGGMHLVMEVEGEKAVDNTVERTTESLKRSLEEKNLAAQSIRREGRDILLSFAPENKEAISKILDEDYPNLATKQSGSGEMVLTLRESEVNRILESATSQALETIRNRIDQFGVTEPLIQKQGANELLVQLPGVKEPQRAIELIGRTAQLEFKLVDDQVPIARQFPFEIEADQEEAFVQEYQAQIPPDDQILFERMENEETGKVVKRPFLVKRQAALSGDLLSDARVSIGEFNAPYVAITFDPVGARLFEKVTEENRRRRLAIVLDNTVYSAPVIEERISGGRAQISGTFTMDQANDLSIVLRAGALPAPVKIIQNVTVGPSLGQDSVENGLKAGMIGTLLVVSFMIIYYRASGLLADLTMVLNIVLLLGAMAAMNATLTLPGIAGIILTIGMSVDSNVLIFERIRDELRAGKPVRLAVDGGYHKAFSSIFDSHVTTLITAFVLFLFGTGPIKGFAVSLSLGVMINLFTSLIGTKVVYDFINSRWKLQKLSI